One Nostoc sp. UHCC 0302 DNA window includes the following coding sequences:
- a CDS encoding Hsp70 family protein, which translates to MAIAIDFGTSNTVIARWNPVTQQPETLNLPGLSIQQSLNPPLIPSLVYVEQATQGQVLVGQQVRDRGLDLKGDTRFFRSFKRGIGADIQGFLPELDGQLVTFEQVGQWFLTQVIEQLAPLEGGLDSLVLTVPVDSFEAYRHWLGKVCQALPVEQVRMLDEPTAAALGYGLADQEILLVIDFGGGTLDLSLVRLDQGVQATAKPLGFLLKWGNKSLAEDSKQKVKTARVLAKAGQNLGGTDIDNWLVDYFSKTQGLAVSPLTTRLAERVKIQLSSQNQASEVYFDDETFESYELELNRDTLEDILKEHSFFQLLDESMTTLLQQARRQGIELTDINAVLLVGGTVQLPAVQTWVKQYFEPGKIRCERPFEAIAQGALQLAQGVEIKDFLYHSYGVRYWDRRNQRHKWHPIIKAGQAYPMSQAVELVLGASMESQPSIELIMGELGAETGGTEVYFDGDRLITRRFEGNETSVKPLNDSEGARTIAKLTPPGYPGSDRIKILFQVDEQRFLRITVEDLLTNDTLLENQLVAQLS; encoded by the coding sequence ATGGCGATCGCAATCGATTTTGGTACAAGCAACACAGTCATTGCTCGCTGGAACCCGGTAACCCAGCAGCCAGAAACCTTGAATCTTCCAGGTTTATCAATTCAGCAAAGTCTCAATCCGCCGCTAATTCCCAGCTTAGTTTATGTTGAACAAGCAACACAGGGTCAAGTTTTAGTAGGGCAACAAGTACGCGATCGCGGTCTTGACCTTAAAGGCGATACCCGATTTTTCCGCAGTTTTAAACGCGGTATTGGTGCAGATATTCAAGGATTTTTACCAGAACTCGATGGGCAACTCGTCACCTTCGAGCAAGTAGGACAATGGTTTCTCACCCAAGTGATTGAGCAACTAGCACCTCTAGAAGGTGGATTAGATTCTCTAGTTTTAACAGTACCTGTAGACAGCTTTGAAGCTTATCGTCACTGGTTGGGAAAAGTTTGTCAAGCACTCCCCGTGGAACAAGTGCGGATGTTGGATGAACCTACAGCCGCCGCTTTGGGTTATGGCTTAGCAGACCAAGAAATTCTCTTAGTGATTGACTTTGGCGGCGGTACTTTGGATTTATCCCTCGTGCGGTTGGATCAAGGCGTGCAAGCAACGGCAAAACCCTTGGGATTTCTTCTTAAGTGGGGTAATAAATCCCTTGCTGAAGATTCAAAGCAAAAAGTAAAAACTGCCCGCGTATTAGCAAAAGCTGGGCAGAATTTGGGTGGTACTGATATTGATAATTGGTTAGTAGATTACTTTAGTAAAACTCAAGGGTTAGCGGTAAGTCCTTTGACAACACGACTGGCAGAAAGGGTAAAAATTCAACTATCTAGCCAAAACCAAGCCAGTGAAGTTTATTTTGATGACGAGACATTTGAAAGCTATGAACTAGAACTAAACCGCGACACCTTAGAAGATATCCTCAAAGAACACTCATTTTTTCAACTATTAGATGAGTCGATGACGACACTTTTACAACAAGCCAGACGCCAAGGAATAGAACTTACAGATATTAACGCAGTTTTATTAGTTGGTGGAACTGTGCAGCTACCAGCAGTGCAGACATGGGTAAAACAGTATTTTGAGCCAGGAAAAATTCGTTGCGAACGTCCTTTTGAAGCGATCGCTCAAGGTGCATTGCAGCTAGCTCAAGGCGTAGAAATCAAAGATTTCCTCTACCATAGCTACGGTGTCCGCTATTGGGATCGGCGCAATCAACGCCACAAATGGCATCCGATTATTAAAGCTGGACAGGCATACCCAATGAGCCAAGCGGTAGAGTTAGTCTTGGGTGCATCTATGGAGAGCCAACCCAGTATTGAATTAATTATGGGAGAATTGGGAGCGGAAACAGGTGGTACTGAAGTATATTTTGATGGCGATCGCTTAATTACTCGCCGTTTTGAGGGTAATGAAACCAGCGTCAAACCCCTCAACGATTCTGAAGGTGCTAGAACAATTGCCAAGCTAACACCACCAGGATATCCAGGAAGCGATCGGATTAAAATTCTGTTTCAAGTAGATGAACAGCGTTTTTTGCGAATCACTGTTGAGGACTTGCTGACAAATGACACACTTTTGGAGAATCAGCTTGTGGCACAGTTGAGTTAG
- a CDS encoding Uma2 family endonuclease encodes MSATTTQSLTLEEFLKLPETKPANEYINGEIIPKPMPKGKHSRLQLRLCNSINEVAESQKIAYAFPELRCSFGIRSIVPNVSVFNWSRIPFDADGEVPNDFLLWPDWTIEILSPEHSSNRVIGNILYCLQHGCRLGWLIDPTDRSILVFRPGQQPELLQKSDRLEVLEEIKLELTVEQVFSWLKMEI; translated from the coding sequence ATGAGCGCCACAACTACTCAATCTCTAACCCTGGAGGAATTTCTGAAGCTCCCAGAAACAAAACCTGCAAATGAATATATCAACGGTGAGATTATTCCTAAACCAATGCCAAAAGGGAAGCATAGTCGTTTGCAGCTAAGACTCTGTAATAGCATTAACGAAGTAGCAGAAAGCCAAAAAATTGCTTATGCATTTCCCGAATTACGGTGTAGCTTTGGTATCCGCTCAATTGTACCTAATGTATCGGTCTTTAACTGGTCACGAATTCCATTTGATGCTGATGGGGAAGTTCCCAACGATTTTTTGTTGTGGCCAGATTGGACAATTGAAATCCTCTCTCCAGAACATAGTTCAAACCGAGTAATTGGCAACATCCTTTATTGCTTACAGCATGGTTGCCGGCTAGGATGGTTAATTGATCCAACGGATCGCTCAATTTTGGTTTTCCGTCCAGGCCAACAACCAGAGTTGTTGCAAAAGAGCGATCGCCTAGAAGTTTTAGAGGAAATTAAGCTAGAACTAACAGTAGAGCAGGTTTTTAGTTGGCTGAAGATGGAAATATAG
- a CDS encoding type II toxin-antitoxin system prevent-host-death family antitoxin → MNWRIAEAKQRFSELIHAVTKEPQLIYNRNQLVAVVVEAEIFEEFLTWRKQREKISLADAFKELRQIAAEEDYILEVPSRQDRPNPFADAIDDFSL, encoded by the coding sequence ATGAACTGGAGAATTGCAGAAGCGAAACAGAGGTTCTCCGAACTAATTCATGCTGTAACTAAAGAACCTCAACTCATCTACAACCGAAATCAACTGGTAGCTGTTGTTGTTGAAGCTGAGATATTTGAGGAATTCTTGACATGGCGCAAGCAGCGCGAAAAGATTTCTCTAGCTGATGCCTTTAAAGAACTACGTCAGATAGCTGCTGAGGAAGACTATATCCTCGAAGTACCCTCCCGCCAAGACCGTCCTAACCCTTTCGCTGATGCCATTGATGACTTTTCTCTGTGA
- a CDS encoding L,D-transpeptidase — MPTWNRGNGIRGSGAFCTSIALTVATFFSWLPPLTGDPNSAVARAASVEENSITAYNIRQTSQSRWIEIDLSEQRLRAWEGKKLVYSYRISGGKRSTPTPIGRFRINSKYRTHRMRGRGYNIPDVPYTMYFYRGYAIHGAYWHNRFGTPVSHGCVNLPVKQARNLYSWASTGTLVVVHR, encoded by the coding sequence ATGCCAACCTGGAATCGTGGTAATGGGATTCGTGGCTCAGGAGCTTTTTGTACAAGCATAGCGCTGACAGTAGCTACTTTTTTTTCCTGGTTGCCACCGTTGACGGGTGATCCCAACTCTGCCGTTGCTAGAGCCGCTTCAGTAGAAGAAAACAGCATCACTGCATATAACATCAGACAAACATCTCAATCTCGCTGGATTGAAATTGACCTGTCAGAGCAAAGGTTACGTGCATGGGAAGGTAAAAAACTTGTTTATTCATACCGCATTTCTGGAGGGAAGCGATCGACGCCCACACCCATAGGCAGATTTCGGATTAATTCTAAGTATCGCACTCACCGGATGCGAGGCAGGGGCTACAATATTCCTGATGTTCCTTACACAATGTATTTTTATAGGGGTTATGCCATCCACGGTGCTTACTGGCATAACCGCTTTGGAACTCCAGTCAGCCACGGTTGCGTGAATTTGCCAGTCAAGCAGGCTCGCAATCTTTACAGCTGGGCTTCAACGGGAACTTTAGTTGTGGTGCATAGATAA
- a CDS encoding Uma2 family endonuclease gives MSATTTQPLTLEEFLKLPETKPANEYINGEIIPKPMPKGRHSRLQGKLGAVVNEVTENQKIAYAFPELRCSFGNRSIVSDVAVFQWGRIPFTIDNEVPDNFDLPPDWAIEILSPEQKPNKVIGNILHCLKYGSRLGWFLDPDDLSILVFLPEQQPVLFQGEDFLPVLPEIELALTVNQVFGWLKVKDGWLEITRLK, from the coding sequence ATGAGCGCCACAACTACTCAACCTCTAACCCTGGAGGAATTTCTGAAGCTCCCAGAAACAAAGCCTGCGAATGAATATATCAACGGTGAGATTATTCCTAAACCAATGCCGAAAGGGAGACACAGCCGCTTGCAAGGCAAACTCGGTGCTGTTGTGAATGAAGTCACGGAAAATCAGAAAATTGCCTATGCATTTCCCGAATTACGGTGTAGTTTTGGCAATCGCTCAATTGTATCTGATGTAGCTGTATTTCAGTGGGGACGCATACCATTCACCATTGATAATGAAGTACCTGATAATTTTGACCTTCCACCAGACTGGGCGATTGAGATTCTTTCCCCAGAACAAAAACCCAACAAAGTAATTGGGAACATTCTCCACTGTCTAAAGTATGGTAGCCGCCTTGGATGGTTTCTTGACCCTGATGACCTCAGTATTTTGGTATTTCTACCAGAGCAACAGCCAGTACTATTCCAGGGAGAAGATTTTTTGCCTGTCTTACCAGAAATTGAACTTGCACTAACCGTCAATCAAGTTTTTGGATGGTTAAAGGTTAAAGATGGATGGTTAGAAATAACTCGCCTGAAATGA
- a CDS encoding glycosyltransferase family 2 protein — protein sequence MVSLKVATVIVTWNKLQDIRLLIKDLLKLILSNIEVDIYVVDNASTDGTQAYLEKQYPGKVQVLQTGNNLGGSGGFSYGLQTVSELEYDYIWLLDNDVRLDPLALTSLVQTLQKYDEVGLVGSQIRKLQQPDTIQEAGSFINYEKAHLKINFGNESNISNEELLKGKPYISVDVCAAASLLLRREIIQKIGVFENYFLHFDDVEWCLRAKQSGWIIAVNPASIIWHNSPDFKCRPWINYYDERNLCYCWQKHHPNLLLKRVVVSLPRLVYYAATGRYFLAEISIAGFQDFIKGIQGKMPRELNYPEYTLEDVVNKKAQVWVQSTIYQNDSQNQVLRKIESEQEVSFWNPANKLTNQIYFWLIALIWKPIDIALVSYQNPDLYILNLAKQVYYFTGNGYVPVSINPLVLTKAVIKTINQVWQIYWQIYKLKLSQMPKVKPTPLFPLVSIIICTSDRPNALKKSLQSLELIQYQNFEVIVIDASSTTETSEIVFEAFSKNSFKLSFHQVEPKNISYSRNVGIKLATGSIVAFVDDDAVPPSEWIEQLLLIYAQHGDKCAAVGGAVRDLTRPGYPLQFHHGVTNLFSETIAVRSADAASYNKANGFWFNGLMGTNSSFRKELLEKINGYDEFFDYFLDETDVCLRLIKAGYEVHYADVSVDHFPQPSHNRIDQKHLTCWYSLAKNTTYFAVKHGFNKVSLPILIARLTFLLTYRCLLRIIRLKFTHHLPNAILLKYIQQAFYGIQVGWRSGVNLHKA from the coding sequence ATGGTAAGCCTCAAAGTTGCTACTGTTATTGTTACTTGGAACAAATTACAGGATATTCGTTTGCTTATAAAAGACCTTTTAAAACTGATATTATCAAACATTGAAGTTGATATTTATGTTGTAGATAATGCTTCAACAGATGGTACTCAAGCTTACCTTGAAAAACAATATCCTGGCAAAGTACAGGTTTTACAGACAGGTAATAACTTAGGTGGTTCTGGAGGCTTTTCTTATGGTTTACAAACCGTTAGTGAGCTTGAATATGATTATATTTGGCTACTTGATAATGATGTTCGTCTAGATCCATTAGCTTTAACTTCACTCGTTCAAACTTTACAAAAATACGATGAAGTAGGTTTAGTAGGTTCTCAAATTCGTAAACTACAGCAACCTGACACAATTCAAGAAGCTGGGAGTTTTATTAACTATGAAAAAGCACATTTAAAAATTAATTTTGGCAACGAAAGTAATATATCTAATGAAGAACTCCTAAAGGGTAAACCTTATATTAGTGTAGATGTCTGTGCAGCAGCATCATTGCTATTACGGCGTGAAATTATTCAAAAAATTGGAGTGTTTGAAAATTACTTTTTGCATTTTGATGATGTGGAATGGTGCTTACGAGCTAAACAATCAGGTTGGATTATTGCTGTAAATCCAGCTTCAATTATTTGGCATAATTCACCTGATTTTAAATGTAGACCTTGGATTAATTATTATGATGAACGGAATCTCTGTTATTGTTGGCAAAAACATCACCCAAACCTTTTACTGAAAAGGGTTGTTGTAAGTCTACCACGGCTAGTTTATTACGCTGCTACAGGAAGGTACTTTTTAGCTGAAATTTCTATTGCAGGTTTTCAAGACTTTATCAAAGGTATTCAGGGAAAAATGCCAAGAGAACTAAATTACCCTGAATATACTTTAGAAGATGTTGTTAATAAAAAAGCTCAGGTTTGGGTGCAGTCTACTATCTATCAAAACGATTCACAAAACCAGGTATTAAGAAAGATAGAGTCTGAACAAGAAGTTAGTTTTTGGAATCCGGCTAATAAATTAACAAATCAAATTTATTTCTGGTTAATTGCCTTGATTTGGAAACCAATTGATATTGCTCTTGTGAGCTATCAAAATCCTGATCTTTACATTCTAAATCTGGCTAAACAGGTTTACTACTTTACAGGTAATGGTTATGTACCTGTTTCCATCAATCCTTTAGTTTTAACTAAAGCGGTTATTAAAACTATTAATCAGGTGTGGCAGATATACTGGCAAATTTACAAGCTCAAGTTATCACAAATGCCCAAAGTAAAACCTACTCCATTATTTCCTTTAGTTTCTATCATAATTTGTACAAGCGATCGCCCCAATGCACTAAAGAAATCTCTGCAATCACTTGAACTAATTCAGTACCAAAATTTTGAAGTAATTGTTATTGATGCTTCATCGACAACTGAGACTAGTGAAATCGTCTTTGAGGCATTTAGTAAGAATAGCTTTAAACTCAGTTTTCACCAAGTTGAGCCGAAAAACATTAGTTACTCTCGAAATGTTGGAATTAAGTTAGCAACAGGCTCAATTGTTGCTTTTGTTGATGATGATGCAGTTCCACCATCTGAATGGATAGAACAATTGTTACTCATTTATGCACAACATGGAGACAAATGTGCAGCCGTTGGTGGCGCAGTTCGAGACTTAACTCGTCCTGGTTACCCCTTACAGTTTCATCATGGTGTCACAAATCTTTTCAGCGAAACTATTGCAGTCCGTTCTGCTGATGCTGCTAGCTATAACAAAGCAAACGGTTTTTGGTTCAATGGATTAATGGGTACTAATTCATCTTTTCGTAAAGAATTACTAGAAAAAATTAACGGCTATGATGAATTTTTTGATTATTTTCTTGATGAAACAGATGTTTGCTTGCGCTTAATTAAAGCAGGTTATGAAGTTCATTATGCTGATGTATCTGTAGATCATTTTCCCCAACCTAGTCATAATCGGATTGACCAAAAACACCTAACTTGCTGGTACTCTTTAGCAAAAAATACAACTTATTTTGCAGTCAAGCATGGATTCAATAAAGTTTCACTTCCTATATTAATTGCTCGTTTAACATTTCTATTAACCTATCGCTGCTTATTAAGAATAATCCGTCTAAAATTCACTCATCATCTTCCAAATGCAATTTTGCTTAAGTATATTCAACAAGCTTTTTATGGTATTCAAGTTGGCTGGAGAAGTGGAGTTAATCTTCATAAAGCTTAG
- a CDS encoding type II toxin-antitoxin system VapC family toxin, with the protein MPLMTFLCDTNIISELVRLQPNSGVMKWAERVSSIVLSAVTVEEIFYGLTFKPNPRIQICFESFLENNCQVLPITIEIAKRCGELRGQLRSSGKTHIQADMMIAATAQIHQLTLVTRNICDFDGCGVPLLNPFT; encoded by the coding sequence ATGCCATTGATGACTTTTCTCTGTGACACTAACATTATTAGCGAATTAGTAAGACTCCAACCTAACTCTGGTGTAATGAAATGGGCAGAAAGAGTTTCCTCAATAGTTCTGAGTGCGGTTACCGTTGAAGAAATATTTTATGGGCTGACATTCAAGCCCAACCCTAGAATTCAAATATGTTTTGAGAGCTTTTTGGAAAATAACTGTCAAGTATTGCCGATCACCATTGAAATTGCCAAACGCTGCGGTGAATTGCGAGGTCAACTAAGATCAAGTGGGAAAACACACATCCAAGCAGATATGATGATTGCTGCTACTGCTCAAATTCATCAATTGACCTTAGTAACGCGCAACATCTGTGATTTTGATGGCTGCGGTGTCCCACTTTTAAACCCTTTTACTTAA
- the uvsE gene encoding UV DNA damage repair endonuclease UvsE, which yields MTVIQFQNLPDAQQCQKSTLPHLGLVCITSDKQVRFRTMTRTRYLKLSLSDRQSTLSELYRHNLRRLHDALSFCQQNKIQLYRMSSALFPLSDLEDEIGANILEEMSADLAKIGERANALNIRMVLHPDQYVVLSSDSAEVVQASINNLAGHARTLDLLGLPKSPWSLMNIHGGKSGRAEQLIKVISELPDNIKSRLTLENDEYAYSADEIFAVCQQAGVPMVFDAHHHICHENLDSYDQPSVASMFYAARETWVNPDWQLVHISNGEQAFKDRKHSDLITDMPTVYHQAPWIEVEAKQKEQAIAHLRSWWLMGQ from the coding sequence ATGACCGTAATCCAGTTCCAAAATCTACCTGATGCACAGCAGTGCCAAAAAAGTACACTGCCCCACTTAGGGCTAGTTTGCATCACTTCTGACAAACAAGTGCGCTTTCGGACAATGACGCGCACACGATATTTAAAACTCTCCTTGAGCGATCGCCAAAGCACCTTAAGTGAACTGTATCGGCATAACTTACGACGCTTGCATGATGCCCTCTCCTTTTGCCAGCAGAACAAAATTCAGCTTTATCGGATGTCTTCTGCTTTATTTCCCTTAAGTGACTTAGAAGACGAAATCGGCGCAAATATATTAGAGGAAATGAGCGCTGATTTAGCAAAAATCGGTGAACGGGCAAACGCATTGAACATCAGAATGGTGCTACACCCAGATCAATATGTAGTGTTGAGTTCTGATTCGGCGGAAGTGGTACAAGCAAGCATCAACAATTTGGCAGGACACGCCCGCACCCTTGACTTACTGGGGTTACCTAAGTCGCCTTGGTCATTAATGAATATTCATGGCGGCAAATCTGGACGTGCCGAACAACTGATAAAAGTAATTTCCGAATTACCAGACAACATCAAAAGCCGCTTGACACTAGAAAATGATGAATACGCCTATAGCGCCGATGAAATTTTCGCAGTATGTCAACAAGCTGGCGTACCAATGGTATTCGATGCCCATCACCATATTTGCCACGAAAATTTAGATAGCTATGATCAACCAAGTGTAGCTTCCATGTTTTACGCAGCGCGAGAGACTTGGGTAAACCCAGATTGGCAATTAGTACATATTTCCAACGGTGAGCAAGCTTTCAAAGATAGAAAACACAGTGACTTGATTACCGATATGCCTACTGTTTACCACCAAGCACCGTGGATCGAAGTCGAAGCTAAACAAAAAGAACAAGCGATCGCGCATTTGCGGTCTTGGTGGCTTATGGGACAATAA